The following coding sequences are from one Methanobacterium sp. window:
- a CDS encoding glycosyltransferase family 2 protein has translation MTTITAILPAYNEELSIGSMVIACKKYVDRVLVIDDGSIDNTVEIAQLAGAEVIVQETNKGKGAALKTGFKSAKDSDIIVTLDSDGQHNPGDIPKIVAPIINGEADIVNGSRYINGNGKNTPTYRRVGQKVLDKATNLNSNLNITDSQSGFRAFARHTFPVFRFKSTDFSIESEMLVDAANAGLNIKEVEIGVRYDVDGSTKNPITHGLGVLMKILNDIEYRRPLFYFTIPGAVICVMGITLGLMFFGDYIYGGSTTLIPTVLAILLTLGGSFLALTGMILHSMSRMINNFIPNYNRSSDIHTPKADEHYIKPESVQDSLKAKENKPF, from the coding sequence ATGACCACAATAACAGCCATACTGCCTGCATATAATGAAGAATTAAGTATCGGTAGCATGGTAATTGCTTGTAAAAAATATGTAGACAGAGTACTGGTTATTGATGACGGAAGTATTGATAATACTGTTGAAATAGCTCAACTTGCAGGAGCTGAGGTAATAGTCCAGGAGACTAATAAAGGTAAAGGTGCAGCATTAAAAACTGGCTTTAAATCTGCTAAAGACTCAGATATAATAGTAACACTGGATTCTGATGGTCAGCATAATCCCGGAGATATACCAAAAATTGTAGCTCCCATTATCAATGGAGAAGCAGACATTGTAAATGGAAGCCGTTATATAAATGGAAACGGCAAAAACACACCTACATATAGACGTGTGGGTCAAAAAGTGCTTGACAAAGCAACAAACTTAAACAGCAATCTTAACATCACAGACAGCCAGAGTGGATTCCGGGCATTTGCGAGACATACTTTTCCTGTTTTCAGGTTCAAATCCACTGATTTCAGTATTGAAAGTGAAATGCTGGTTGATGCCGCAAATGCAGGTTTAAATATAAAAGAAGTGGAAATAGGAGTTCGTTATGATGTTGATGGCTCCACAAAAAACCCAATAACCCACGGCCTTGGAGTTTTAATGAAAATATTAAACGATATTGAATATAGAAGACCTTTATTTTATTTTACTATACCTGGAGCCGTGATTTGTGTAATGGGGATCACTTTAGGACTTATGTTCTTTGGAGATTATATATATGGCGGAAGTACAACACTTATACCTACGGTTCTTGCAATACTACTTACTTTAGGCGGTAGCTTTTTGGCTTTAACAGGTATGATTTTACATTCCATGTCTCGAATGATTAACAATTTTATCCCCAATTATAACCGGTCCTCTGATATTCATACTCCTAAAGCCGACGAACATTATATTAAACCCGAAAGCGTGCAAGATTCACTAAAAGCTAAAGAAAATAAACCTTTTTAG
- a CDS encoding tetratricopeptide repeat protein, with protein sequence MDKTGTQISESQKQYSTDISRRNGDDLLEIGNNYLESDKVIDAARYYENALKIYNIDKDLIGEGYALLGLAIIHEKLGIHEKAVEYYKLSLKKFRVSKDSEKAKKVSKLLANLLLIIGDGKAEADDYDKARKYYKESVKYYERSGDFLGEGYALTGLGTIYEKFNDFAESRTHYEKALNKFKKAKDYERAGIVSKLIASTYEAHEALEDALIDYSRSLELFKKIRDIDRETEIQKSISSIKDKRSIVRINKKQIVFLSFYLILICIAELVTTYNSMEAGLIIHVSVLVMLLIHGALEMERSYNFSYLLLSMMAVPMIRIVGLTIPIMHTPALYWFPIISIPLFAATFTIARIQKISRRNLGLTFGNIPVQLGIALSGLFLGFIEYQILQPKPLISVFSIESVLVAGFILLISTGLAEELLFRGIIQKNAENVFGNLFGLLYSSLLFTFMHIGWNSVYDWIFVFCVAMFYGYVFQRTRSLFGVTLSHGISNSVLFLIMPFFVF encoded by the coding sequence ATGGATAAAACAGGAACTCAAATATCTGAATCCCAAAAGCAGTATTCAACTGATATTTCCAGGCGAAATGGTGATGACCTGCTTGAAATTGGGAATAACTATCTTGAATCAGATAAGGTTATTGATGCAGCCAGATATTATGAAAATGCTTTAAAAATATATAATATAGATAAAGACTTAATTGGGGAAGGTTACGCATTATTAGGACTTGCCATTATCCATGAAAAACTTGGCATACATGAAAAAGCAGTTGAATATTATAAACTATCTCTCAAAAAATTCAGGGTATCTAAAGATAGTGAAAAAGCAAAAAAAGTGTCTAAACTTCTTGCAAATCTTCTATTAATTATAGGTGATGGAAAAGCAGAGGCAGATGATTATGATAAAGCAAGAAAATACTATAAAGAATCAGTTAAGTACTATGAAAGATCTGGTGACTTTTTAGGGGAAGGTTATGCTCTTACAGGGCTTGGAACAATTTATGAAAAGTTTAATGACTTTGCTGAATCAAGGACGCATTATGAAAAAGCCCTGAATAAATTCAAAAAAGCTAAAGACTATGAAAGAGCAGGGATCGTTTCAAAACTTATTGCCAGTACTTATGAAGCCCATGAAGCCCTGGAAGATGCTTTAATTGATTATAGTAGATCCCTCGAATTATTCAAAAAAATTAGAGATATTGACAGGGAAACAGAAATACAAAAATCCATCAGTTCCATTAAAGATAAGCGATCCATTGTAAGAATAAATAAGAAACAGATAGTGTTTCTATCTTTTTATTTAATTCTAATCTGCATTGCTGAACTTGTTACAACATATAACAGCATGGAAGCGGGTCTCATTATTCATGTGTCAGTACTTGTAATGCTTTTAATCCATGGAGCACTGGAAATGGAAAGATCTTATAATTTTTCTTATTTATTATTATCAATGATGGCTGTGCCCATGATCAGGATAGTTGGACTAACAATACCCATTATGCATACCCCGGCTCTCTACTGGTTCCCCATAATTTCAATTCCCCTTTTTGCAGCTACATTTACCATAGCAAGGATTCAAAAAATAAGCAGACGGAATCTGGGTTTAACATTTGGTAATATTCCCGTCCAGCTGGGTATTGCGCTTAGTGGGCTATTTCTTGGGTTTATAGAATACCAGATCTTGCAACCAAAACCACTTATATCCGTTTTCAGTATTGAATCCGTTTTGGTTGCAGGTTTTATATTGTTAATTTCAACAGGGTTAGCAGAGGAACTATTATTCAGGGGAATAATCCAGAAGAATGCCGAAAATGTTTTTGGTAATTTATTTGGATTATTATACTCGTCATTGTTGTTTACATTCATGCACATTGGCTGGAATTCTGTTTATGACTGGATATTTGTATTCTGTGTCGCTATGTTCTATGGATATGTATTCCAGAGGACAAGGAGTTTATTTGGAGTAACCCTATCTCACGGAATTTCCAATTCTGTATTGTTTCTTATAATGCCCTTTTTCGTGTTTTAA